The following proteins are encoded in a genomic region of Microcoleus sp. FACHB-68:
- a CDS encoding acylase, producing the protein MLRIILLIAGFVLTLLLGIYSPSAGSQSNEILWDTYGVPHIYAQDAKSLFHAFGWAQMQSHGNLILRLYGQARGRAAEYWGQDYLESDQWVQTMGIPERAGEWYKAQSPEFQTYLDAFAAGINAYAKQHRDEIDDELEIVLPIEPADLLAHLQRVVHFTFVVNPQSLSNIDEDTNPAGSNGWAIAPSHSESGNAMLLANPHLPWADLFLWYEAQLNAPGIDAYGATLVGFPVLEIAFNNNLGWTHTVNTHDGWDAYELQLAKDGYRFDGKIKAFETQNKVLKVKQADGTLREEPLIVRQSIHGPVVTQKDDKAIALRVVGLDQPGALEEWWEMARANNLTAFETALKRLQIPMFTVMYADREGHIMHFFNGQVPVRSQGDFEDWSGIIPGDQSNNLWTKNHPYEDLPRVIDPPTGWLQNANDSPWTTTFPPAIDPDNYPPYMAPRGPMNLRPQRSAKMLLEEDKLSFDELVKYKHSTRMELADRLLDDLIPAARQGSELARRAADVLQNWDRNADADSRGAVLFAFWADAMDSDNLFAKPWSEKSPLTTPDGLANPAGAVSVLEAVAAKVEATYGALDIAWGEINRLDLGDVNLPANGAEDFLGAFRALELSPTEDGHFEAVGGDSYVAVIEFSQPVKAMALTSYGNATQPHSPHRGDQLKLFAGKQLRPVWRSRSEIEAHLASRQQF; encoded by the coding sequence TTGTTACGAATCATTCTATTAATTGCCGGTTTTGTCCTAACTTTGCTTCTAGGCATCTACAGTCCATCCGCCGGCTCACAAAGCAACGAAATTTTGTGGGATACCTATGGCGTTCCTCATATTTACGCACAAGATGCAAAAAGTTTGTTTCACGCCTTTGGTTGGGCGCAGATGCAAAGTCACGGCAATCTGATTTTACGTTTGTATGGTCAAGCGCGGGGACGGGCAGCAGAATACTGGGGGCAAGATTATTTAGAATCTGATCAATGGGTGCAGACAATGGGAATTCCCGAACGCGCCGGCGAGTGGTATAAAGCCCAAAGTCCAGAGTTTCAAACTTATCTTGATGCCTTTGCCGCCGGCATCAACGCTTATGCTAAACAACATCGTGATGAAATCGACGATGAATTAGAAATTGTGCTGCCAATTGAGCCGGCAGATTTACTCGCTCACTTGCAACGTGTCGTTCATTTCACATTTGTTGTCAACCCACAAAGTCTTTCCAATATTGACGAAGACACCAACCCTGCCGGTTCAAATGGTTGGGCGATCGCACCCTCACATTCAGAAAGTGGAAACGCGATGTTACTTGCCAACCCACATCTTCCTTGGGCAGACTTATTTCTGTGGTATGAAGCGCAATTAAACGCCCCTGGAATTGATGCCTATGGAGCAACCCTCGTGGGATTTCCTGTTCTAGAAATTGCTTTTAATAATAACCTGGGCTGGACTCATACGGTCAACACCCATGATGGCTGGGATGCCTACGAATTGCAATTAGCAAAGGACGGTTATCGCTTCGATGGCAAAATTAAAGCATTTGAGACACAAAACAAAGTCTTGAAAGTGAAACAAGCAGACGGTACTCTGCGTGAAGAACCGTTGATCGTGCGGCAATCCATTCACGGGCCGGTTGTCACGCAAAAAGATGATAAAGCCATTGCGCTGCGAGTTGTGGGACTGGATCAGCCTGGAGCTTTAGAAGAGTGGTGGGAGATGGCACGGGCGAACAATTTGACAGCGTTTGAAACCGCTCTTAAACGCTTGCAAATTCCCATGTTTACGGTGATGTATGCAGATCGAGAAGGGCATATTATGCACTTTTTTAACGGTCAGGTGCCGGTGCGTTCTCAGGGAGATTTTGAAGATTGGTCTGGAATTATTCCCGGTGATCAATCTAATAATTTATGGACAAAAAATCACCCTTATGAAGACTTACCCCGTGTGATCGATCCGCCCACCGGCTGGTTGCAAAATGCTAACGATTCGCCCTGGACAACAACATTTCCCCCGGCAATCGATCCAGATAATTATCCTCCCTATATGGCACCGCGTGGCCCGATGAATTTGCGGCCCCAGCGTTCAGCGAAGATGCTGCTTGAAGAGGACAAACTCTCGTTTGATGAACTGGTTAAATATAAGCACTCAACGCGGATGGAATTGGCTGATCGTTTGCTAGACGATTTAATTCCTGCCGCCCGTCAGGGTAGTGAATTGGCGCGTCGGGCGGCTGATGTCTTGCAAAATTGGGATCGCAATGCAGATGCAGATAGCCGAGGTGCCGTGCTTTTTGCATTCTGGGCTGATGCAATGGATTCTGATAATTTGTTTGCGAAACCTTGGAGTGAAAAATCTCCCCTGACAACGCCTGATGGTTTAGCAAATCCTGCCGGCGCGGTATCGGTATTGGAAGCAGTTGCAGCCAAAGTTGAGGCGACTTATGGGGCACTAGATATTGCGTGGGGCGAGATAAACCGGCTTGATTTGGGGGATGTTAATTTGCCGGCAAATGGTGCTGAAGATTTTCTGGGTGCATTTCGGGCACTTGAATTATCTCCCACAGAAGACGGTCATTTTGAAGCAGTTGGGGGAGATTCCTACGTTGCCGTGATTGAATTTTCTCAGCCGGTAAAAGCAATGGCACTGACCAGTTATGGGAATGCAACCCAACCCCATTCGCCGCATCGTGGCGATCAGTTAAAGTTATTTGCCGGCAAACAATTAAGGCCGGTGTGGCGATCTCGTTCAGAAATTGAAGCCCATTTAGCTTCTCGGCAACAGTTTTAA
- a CDS encoding MFS transporter has protein sequence MRTFLTIWIGQTASILGSKMSSFALTIWVWEITEQTTALALFGFFSQIPRILIAPFAGIIVDRYNRKLLMIAGDTIAGLSTIAILFLYLTHNLQIWHLYVAGSITGTFEQIQELAYSATISIMVPEKQYSRASSIGFLANYGSNIMAPALAGSLYYLISLAGILTIDLITFILAVTTVLFVHIPQPKITETAQQSRPNILHEISFGFRYIAKRPSLLALLLSASLFWFAHDIGAALYSPMILARTGNDARVLGTVASAAGIGGVIGALIITGWGGPKRRINGFLLGMVGAGASKIVFGLGQTLFIWIPAQFCSSVNFPLLGSSYDAIWLAKVKPAVQGRVFATRSMLMMLMSALGYLIAGPLADYVFEPAMKPQGSLAPIFGGIFGTGDGAGVALLYVISSICLLLVGLSGYAFRRLRDVETLVADRDEDF, from the coding sequence GTGCGAACCTTCCTAACCATTTGGATCGGCCAAACAGCCTCAATTCTTGGCAGCAAAATGTCAAGCTTTGCCCTCACAATATGGGTGTGGGAAATCACAGAACAAACAACAGCACTAGCATTATTCGGCTTCTTCAGCCAAATCCCACGAATCTTAATCGCACCCTTCGCCGGCATTATTGTAGATCGCTACAATCGGAAACTTTTAATGATAGCCGGCGATACCATTGCCGGCCTATCAACCATCGCCATCTTATTCCTTTATCTCACCCACAATCTGCAAATCTGGCACCTATATGTAGCCGGCTCAATCACCGGCACCTTCGAGCAAATTCAAGAACTCGCTTACTCAGCAACAATCTCAATCATGGTGCCCGAAAAGCAGTACAGCCGCGCCAGCAGTATTGGCTTTTTAGCAAATTATGGCTCTAATATCATGGCACCGGCACTCGCAGGTTCCCTCTACTATCTCATTAGCCTCGCCGGCATCTTAACCATCGATCTCATCACCTTTATACTCGCCGTCACCACAGTCCTCTTCGTACACATCCCGCAACCAAAAATTACCGAAACAGCGCAACAAAGCCGGCCAAACATCCTCCACGAAATTAGTTTCGGCTTCCGTTACATCGCCAAACGCCCCAGTTTGCTAGCGCTGCTGCTATCCGCCTCCCTGTTTTGGTTTGCCCACGATATCGGCGCAGCACTTTACTCGCCCATGATTTTAGCCCGCACCGGCAACGATGCCAGAGTCTTGGGAACCGTCGCCTCAGCAGCCGGTATCGGCGGCGTTATCGGGGCACTAATCATCACCGGCTGGGGTGGGCCAAAGCGTCGAATCAACGGTTTTCTGCTGGGAATGGTGGGTGCCGGCGCAAGTAAAATCGTGTTTGGCCTCGGTCAAACGCTGTTCATTTGGATTCCTGCACAATTTTGTTCATCTGTCAACTTTCCACTCCTGGGTAGTTCTTATGATGCGATTTGGTTGGCCAAAGTTAAACCGGCAGTGCAAGGGCGCGTATTCGCCACTCGTTCAATGCTGATGATGCTCATGTCAGCACTCGGTTACTTAATAGCGGGGCCACTTGCGGATTATGTATTTGAGCCGGCGATGAAGCCACAAGGTTCGCTGGCACCCATTTTTGGGGGAATATTTGGGACGGGTGACGGTGCCGGTGTGGCGCTTTTGTACGTTATTAGCTCAATCTGCTTATTGCTTGTTGGGTTAAGTGGGTATGCGTTCCGCCGGTTGCGCGATGTGGAAACGCTTGTGGCAGATCGGGATGAGGATTTTTAA
- a CDS encoding PepSY-associated TM helix domain-containing protein codes for MKLRQLALSTHRYLGILVGLILVLIGLTGSFLVFHKEIDHFLNPHLFHVIPQGERIPVQTALDTVRSAYPDLTLSYIDLPQKIDSVYKIAMSSKNDESLFFYLNPYTGDILGSQQWGRTLTTFIYDLHYKLLAGEIGMKVVGTSGILLLLLSITGIILWPGWKKLISGFKIRWNSPSRLINYDLHKVGGILSAIFLIIIAFTGTAIIFHTEFENAVYSLTQTPHPPELTSKVVKNKPVMPIDAILKKADAALPGAKTTFISLPSQPEEIIQVRKKFPQEITPNGNSRIYLDQYSGQVLRVENALKTPLATKIVNLLFPLHIGNYGGIGTRIIHVLIGLSPAFLFLTGLVLWRQRQWAKARREEAIRRSQGIPVYEQETLRLTEWPWF; via the coding sequence ATGAAATTACGTCAGCTCGCCTTGAGTACACACCGCTATTTAGGAATATTAGTCGGACTCATACTGGTTCTAATTGGCTTAACCGGCAGCTTCTTAGTTTTTCATAAAGAGATCGATCACTTTCTCAATCCCCATCTGTTTCACGTCATTCCTCAAGGAGAGCGAATCCCTGTCCAAACAGCCCTTGATACAGTCCGCTCAGCCTATCCCGATTTAACGCTATCTTACATCGATCTGCCTCAAAAGATAGATAGCGTTTATAAAATCGCAATGTCATCAAAAAACGATGAATCACTCTTCTTTTACCTCAACCCTTACACTGGCGATATCCTCGGTTCGCAACAGTGGGGACGCACCTTAACTACTTTTATCTATGACCTACACTACAAACTGCTTGCCGGCGAAATCGGCATGAAAGTTGTTGGCACCAGCGGGATATTGCTGCTACTGCTAAGCATCACCGGCATTATTTTATGGCCAGGTTGGAAAAAATTGATTTCAGGCTTCAAAATTCGCTGGAATTCCCCCAGCCGGTTAATTAATTACGATCTCCACAAAGTCGGGGGAATCTTATCAGCCATCTTTCTAATAATCATCGCCTTCACCGGCACCGCAATAATTTTTCACACCGAATTTGAAAACGCCGTTTACTCGCTCACTCAAACACCCCATCCGCCGGAACTAACATCCAAAGTTGTCAAAAACAAGCCGGTGATGCCAATTGATGCCATTTTAAAAAAAGCCGATGCAGCCTTACCGGGTGCAAAAACTACCTTTATTTCCCTTCCAAGCCAACCCGAAGAAATTATCCAAGTTAGAAAGAAATTTCCCCAAGAAATCACCCCGAATGGAAATAGTAGAATCTATCTTGACCAGTACAGCGGCCAAGTCTTACGCGTAGAAAATGCCTTAAAAACACCTTTAGCCACCAAAATTGTAAATTTACTATTTCCCCTCCACATCGGCAACTATGGAGGCATAGGAACCCGAATCATTCATGTATTAATCGGTCTTTCCCCCGCCTTCCTATTTCTTACCGGCCTCGTATTGTGGCGACAGCGCCAGTGGGCAAAAGCACGACGAGAAGAAGCCATCCGCCGCAGCCAAGGCATCCCCGTTTACGAACAAGAAACCCTCAGACTAACCGAATGGCCCTGGTTTTAA
- a CDS encoding TonB-dependent receptor, which translates to MDRQQQFLRGLGLAGALSVLIALPAKSEIAQVTNVRVNQTPSGLEVILETADGKPLQVFSYSYGETFVADVITTQLRLPAGNAFRQDNPAPGISSIQVIPLDTYSVRVIVTGETGVPTAQVSNSKQGLVLSVNPGTETTAQQPAPTRPTKPSQQPSIERPPAPIPTPPSGQQPTLPTIPTSPDTEPETQAPIPRPSPDAGEPDFETPSTPPSGEPGVQIPPLPPTGPDSAQTEAERPVDLIVTATRTAEEVEDVPRSVTVIDREEIQQQATFSRNLPDVLGQSVPGLGQPNQSYRSFGQSLRGRRPLVLIDGVPVSTNLSTAYGTELRSIDPSAIERVEVIRGPSAVYGEGATGGVINIITRSPGEEGITSNIQADLTNSLSHIEDSFGSNLVYGISGRQGNVDFTTSASVVKVGAAFDAEGDRIPLAEVDASDSTTINLLGKVGLDITDEQRLQLTFNHFRDTQEVKYITDPAVDQDEDDEKARALRRNLQFIGVPGPQNLNTVASLDYSNENIFGSRVQAQAYYRQNASGGAFFDNRIFEPESLIDVANSRQETERLGGRLQIDTPFSDVASLLWGVDYVKEDIGQKFELFDTEEFDASGGNVLRKIGERDYVPPYEVNNLGLFAQLQWDISEQFLLSGGLRHERIGLTVDDYLTAEDQPITGGERDFDATVFNAGAVYKATEEISFFTNFAQGFSIPDFGRILRRPPEGFVAVESDLQVTEPIKTNNYELGIRGQWSQVQVSLAGFYNTSELGSTLQEDENGRLEIIRAPQRIYGAEATIDWQPTDNWQFGGTASWTEGESDDDEDGEYLALDSSTIQPVKLTAYIENQTTPGWSNRLQLLFSGDRSAGFEAELDGAPIESYITVDYLSSIQIGRGTLQIGIQNLLNEQYSTVQSQWLGGFLDSLDTAARGRTVTVGYSLSF; encoded by the coding sequence ATGGACAGACAACAGCAATTTCTCAGGGGTTTGGGGCTGGCTGGAGCGTTATCGGTATTAATCGCTTTGCCGGCAAAAAGTGAGATCGCGCAAGTGACCAACGTTCGGGTCAACCAGACACCAAGCGGCCTGGAGGTTATCTTAGAAACCGCAGACGGCAAACCTTTGCAAGTCTTCAGTTACAGCTATGGTGAAACCTTCGTTGCGGACGTGATCACCACTCAGTTGCGTTTACCGGCTGGCAATGCGTTTCGTCAAGACAATCCAGCACCGGGAATCAGCTCAATCCAAGTAATCCCCCTGGATACTTACAGCGTTCGAGTCATCGTCACCGGCGAGACAGGCGTACCCACCGCACAAGTGAGCAATAGCAAACAGGGTCTAGTTCTCAGCGTCAACCCCGGTACTGAAACAACCGCACAACAGCCGGCACCGACTAGACCGACAAAGCCATCACAGCAACCCAGCATTGAAAGGCCGCCAGCACCGATCCCCACACCCCCATCTGGTCAGCAACCCACACTACCAACGATCCCCACATCACCCGACACTGAACCAGAGACTCAAGCACCGATCCCCAGACCTTCTCCAGATGCCGGTGAACCCGACTTTGAAACACCCTCAACTCCGCCATCGGGTGAGCCAGGGGTTCAAATTCCGCCACTGCCTCCCACTGGGCCTGACTCCGCTCAAACAGAAGCAGAGCGACCTGTTGACCTGATTGTTACTGCCACCCGAACGGCAGAAGAAGTGGAAGATGTGCCGCGTTCTGTCACCGTGATTGACCGTGAAGAGATCCAACAACAGGCAACCTTTTCCAGAAACCTACCGGATGTTCTGGGCCAGTCGGTTCCCGGCTTAGGCCAACCAAACCAAAGCTATCGTTCATTTGGACAATCTTTGCGGGGTCGCCGGCCTCTTGTGTTGATTGACGGCGTGCCGGTGAGCACCAACCTTTCAACCGCCTATGGTACAGAACTGCGATCCATCGATCCCAGCGCCATTGAGCGAGTTGAAGTTATTCGTGGCCCTAGTGCGGTCTACGGGGAAGGGGCGACGGGGGGTGTGATCAACATCATCACCCGGTCACCTGGTGAAGAGGGCATCACTTCTAACATACAAGCAGATCTGACGAACTCCTTAAGCCATATCGAGGACAGTTTCGGATCGAACCTTGTCTACGGAATTTCTGGCCGGCAGGGTAATGTTGACTTTACCACCAGCGCCTCAGTCGTCAAAGTTGGCGCAGCTTTTGATGCCGAAGGCGACCGAATTCCCCTTGCGGAAGTCGATGCTTCAGATAGCACAACAATTAATTTACTCGGCAAAGTTGGCCTAGATATTACAGACGAGCAACGCCTCCAACTGACGTTTAATCATTTCCGCGACACCCAAGAGGTGAAATATATCACCGATCCCGCCGTTGACCAGGATGAAGATGACGAAAAAGCCAGAGCGCTGAGAAGAAACTTACAATTTATTGGAGTTCCTGGCCCACAAAATCTCAATACCGTGGCTAGTCTAGATTATTCCAATGAAAACATCTTTGGTAGTCGTGTTCAAGCTCAAGCCTACTATCGGCAGAACGCCAGTGGCGGTGCGTTTTTTGATAACCGAATTTTCGAGCCTGAAAGCTTGATTGATGTTGCCAACTCCCGACAGGAAACAGAACGTTTAGGCGGAAGATTGCAAATTGACACCCCTTTTAGTGACGTTGCCAGCTTACTTTGGGGCGTTGATTATGTGAAGGAGGATATCGGCCAGAAGTTTGAACTTTTCGATACAGAAGAGTTCGATGCAAGTGGAGGGAACGTTCTACGGAAAATCGGAGAGCGCGATTATGTACCCCCTTATGAAGTGAATAACCTCGGCTTATTCGCCCAGCTCCAATGGGATATTAGCGAGCAATTTCTTTTAAGTGGTGGCTTGCGTCACGAACGCATTGGCCTGACTGTTGACGACTACCTCACAGCAGAAGATCAGCCGATTACAGGCGGAGAACGGGATTTTGATGCAACCGTTTTTAATGCCGGCGCTGTTTATAAAGCCACGGAAGAAATTAGTTTCTTTACTAACTTTGCCCAAGGTTTTTCCATTCCAGATTTTGGCCGTATTCTCCGCAGACCTCCCGAAGGTTTTGTTGCAGTTGAATCGGATTTGCAGGTGACAGAACCGATCAAAACGAATAACTACGAACTTGGCATTCGAGGTCAGTGGTCTCAGGTGCAAGTATCACTTGCCGGCTTCTACAATACCTCAGAACTTGGTTCCACTCTGCAAGAGGATGAAAACGGTCGATTAGAAATTATCCGTGCCCCACAACGTATTTACGGCGCTGAAGCAACGATTGATTGGCAACCGACAGATAACTGGCAATTCGGCGGTACAGCAAGCTGGACAGAAGGTGAAAGTGATGATGATGAAGATGGCGAATATCTGGCGCTTGATAGTAGTACAATTCAGCCGGTGAAGCTGACAGCTTATATCGAAAACCAAACCACACCAGGCTGGAGTAATCGTTTGCAATTGCTCTTTAGTGGTGATCGCAGTGCCGGCTTTGAAGCTGAACTGGATGGTGCACCGATTGAAAGTTACATCACCGTAGACTACCTCAGCAGCATTCAGATCGGGCGAGGAACGCTACAAATTGGCATTCAAAACTTGTTAAATGAGCAGTATTCCACTGTCCAATCTCAATGGCTGGGTGGTTTTCTAGATTCTCTAGACACCGCAGCTAGAGGCAGAACGGTTACTGTAGGCTACAGTTTGTCTTTTTAA